The proteins below come from a single Calditerrivibrio sp. genomic window:
- the cmk gene encoding (d)CMP kinase, with amino-acid sequence MLKIAIDGPAGSGKSTISKKIAEKYGLTYVDTGAFYRSAAWLLLKYNLTPQSLIDFLNNVEITIKDKKVFVKVNNNILDVTNEIRLPEVTAKTSEVSALPEIRKILTEKQKLLAKNSPVIMDGRDIATVVMPEAPIKIFLTASPEERAKRRYLEMLENGLAVEFPSVLEEIIKRDHADINRNSAPLKKAEDAIEIDTTGLTIDEVILKIEQIIKEKGF; translated from the coding sequence TTGCTTAAAATAGCTATAGACGGACCTGCTGGGAGCGGTAAAAGTACAATATCGAAAAAGATTGCTGAAAAATACGGCTTGACCTACGTCGATACCGGTGCCTTTTACAGATCAGCTGCGTGGCTTTTGTTAAAATACAATCTAACACCCCAGTCCCTTATCGATTTTTTAAACAACGTTGAAATTACCATAAAAGACAAAAAAGTTTTTGTTAAAGTTAACAACAATATATTAGATGTAACCAATGAGATTAGGCTACCTGAAGTCACAGCAAAAACCAGTGAGGTCTCAGCCTTACCAGAAATAAGAAAAATTCTTACAGAAAAACAGAAGCTTTTAGCAAAAAACTCCCCAGTTATCATGGATGGTAGGGATATAGCCACTGTCGTCATGCCTGAAGCTCCCATTAAGATTTTTCTTACCGCTTCCCCAGAGGAAAGAGCCAAAAGACGCTACTTGGAAATGTTAGAAAATGGGTTAGCTGTAGAATTCCCCTCTGTATTAGAAGAGATTATAAAAAGAGACCATGCAGATATCAACCGAAATAGTGCCCCTTTAAAAAAAGCAGAGGACGCAATAGAGATCGATACTACTGGTCTTACCATAGATGAAGTCATCTTAAAGATAGAACAGATCATAAAAGAAAAAGGGTTTTAG